The following nucleotide sequence is from Halanaerobiaceae bacterium ANBcell28.
ATACTGTAGTGCTTTTAAAGTGAAAAAATATTGGTGTTTTTGTTTTACAATCATAATATTAATAAGCCAGTTAAATACTTAAATAAGTGCTTGGAGGAGAATAAAGCAGGGGAGAGGGTTACCTTACTTGCCTTCTATGATGATCAATTTGCAGGATGCCTTCATCTTATTACGCAGTCTTATTACCCTTACTTTAAAAAGAATGCTATTCCTGAGGTCAATGATTTTAATGTAATTCCTCCTTTGCGCCAACATGGTATCGGGAATGCTTTAATGGAAGCTATAGAA
It contains:
- a CDS encoding GNAT family N-acetyltransferase, which produces MFYNHNINKPVKYLNKCLEENKAGERVTLLAFYDDQFAGCLHLITQSYYPYFKKNAIPEVNDFNVIPPLRQHGIGNALMEAIEKIAFDKFGIVGIGVGLYDSYGNAQRLYVKRGYIPDGRGLIYKGKKVAKGSQLTVDDELALYFIKSKDQ